Proteins from one Pseudomonadota bacterium genomic window:
- a CDS encoding DUF4142 domain-containing protein, with product MHLTTLSTFAAGLLALSSLPIGVAGAEQEQTRNPKKVAASSADRHAVDTIMAAWPERPRLGAQMMLSQYGTPQEVTSEKLVWHNRGPYKRITVMKKEDHHDFPKPHMDFIEHTIHYHVPADKADAISAFDGSATFDRTRGELSGRCDLEGHNILTLNLAHDIAAGKKDAGEARKAFSQIVVEDMLGKNPGYVTALQFKPMTMTQAAFSDKPAIPGSPMRPVANAQLKGDRGDGEILGFIGAINENEIVAAMVASKKKVNSQLAQYATMLHQEHGKNLDQTMKLGQKIGVTPLETPAVDALRVKAAGELAALVPLDGEEFSRAYVTAMTKGHTEALQMIDTQLLPTAQSDGLKKHLTETRQHVAAHLEAAKKLQGGIAGTASDPTRVPVRQ from the coding sequence ATGCATCTCACTACACTCAGCACCTTTGCGGCGGGCCTCCTCGCCTTGAGTTCTTTACCCATCGGCGTCGCCGGCGCGGAACAGGAACAAACCAGAAATCCGAAGAAGGTCGCGGCCAGTTCGGCGGACCGCCACGCCGTTGACACCATCATGGCCGCTTGGCCTGAACGCCCACGGCTGGGCGCGCAAATGATGCTCTCGCAGTACGGTACTCCGCAGGAAGTCACGTCCGAGAAGCTTGTCTGGCACAACCGAGGCCCTTACAAGCGCATCACCGTCATGAAGAAGGAAGATCATCACGACTTCCCGAAGCCGCACATGGATTTTATCGAACACACGATCCATTACCATGTGCCGGCGGATAAAGCCGACGCCATCTCTGCCTTCGATGGCAGCGCCACGTTCGATCGGACGCGAGGCGAGTTGTCCGGGCGGTGCGATCTGGAGGGGCACAACATTCTTACGCTGAACCTCGCGCACGACATCGCAGCCGGGAAGAAGGATGCAGGCGAGGCGCGCAAAGCGTTCAGCCAAATCGTCGTCGAGGACATGCTCGGCAAAAACCCAGGCTACGTGACGGCGCTTCAGTTCAAGCCGATGACGATGACACAGGCGGCCTTTTCCGATAAGCCGGCCATTCCCGGCTCTCCGATGCGTCCGGTGGCCAACGCGCAGTTGAAGGGCGACAGAGGCGACGGGGAAATCCTCGGCTTCATTGGCGCGATCAATGAGAACGAGATTGTGGCCGCGATGGTGGCGAGCAAGAAGAAGGTGAATTCTCAATTGGCCCAATACGCGACAATGCTGCACCAGGAGCACGGCAAGAATCTGGACCAGACGATGAAGCTCGGACAGAAGATCGGCGTGACGCCGCTGGAAACTCCGGCCGTGGACGCGCTGCGCGTGAAAGCCGCGGGCGAACTCGCCGCGTTGGTGCCGTTGGACGGCGAGGAATTCAGCCGCGCCTACGTTACGGCGATGACGAAGGGACACACGGAGGCGCTGCAAATGATCGACACTCAGCTTCTCCCCACAGCCCAAAGCGACGGCCTGAAGAAACATCTCACCGAAACACGCCAGCACGTTGCGGCGCACCTTGAAGCAGCGAAAAAGCTTCAAGGAGGAATCGCCGGTACCGCTTCAGATCCGACGCGCGTCCCGGTGCGGCAATAG